One genomic region from Asterias amurensis chromosome 7, ASM3211899v1 encodes:
- the LOC139939649 gene encoding uncharacterized protein, whose product MEFDAFSSSGNFERQPCSVCGRKFNPETLTKHETVCRKSELKTRQRRVFDSGKQRLQGTGASLKSRITQPGQIQAQPIKETNWRERHLDFVNSIRSARAAQKAINTGGPLPPPPPPSKNPNYIECPHCTRRFSRTAAERHISFCAQRTKTYGAPVKPLNKRAAADVSYSTTGIRKAYDNHVVRRKGSANPYAYAQTAGRDFPNMPLYSATFGGGGAQEPERSYRQEFQSASSNPRNSMYNSPSQNTSRTTTRANDNQPTKRSALSTGRSRTSRPKSSVRFSEKVDVETFEKNGTDTLPSPRPPAHPPPSYPGTNGSSSHYGTQGGYRTTKASDIRLQRAQIAGNVGIGLAPRQGGGGEGAEVGGRNSTFSWRDESSPSFETTTRLDSPRGAPGSVHSPMQNGNLTPPSPMSPGSLSPRSPGSLSPRSPGSLSPRSPGSPSPRSPGSPQSYTPPQRGGGHTPSPLSSPMPPPSQYMNSSPKHGATLDPSDGSVLAPFCYHCGTKYPVQDARFCCGCGTKRAYLSPNSLS is encoded by the exons ATGGAATTCGATG ctTTCTCAAGTTCTGGCAACTTTGAGCGGCAACCATGCTCCGTCTGCGGGAGAAAGTTCAATCCAGAAACACTT ACTAAACATGAGACGGTGTGCAGGAAATCAGAGTTAAAGACTCGGCAGAGGAGGGTGTTTGACTCTGGTAAGCAGCGCCTTCAGGGGACTGGTGCGTCACTCAAGAGTAGAATCACTCAACCGGGTCAAATACAG GCACAGCCCATTAAAGAGACCAACTGGAGGGAGAGACATCTTGATTTTGTCAACTCTATCCGCTCAGCGAGGGCAGCGCAGAAGGCAATCAACACAGGGGGACCCCTCCCACCTCCACCGCCGCCTTCAAAGAATCCAA ATTACATAGAATGTCCTCACTGCACCCGGCGCTTTAGTCGCACGGCTGCCGAGCGACACATCTCGTTCTGCGCACAGCGTACAAAGACCTACGGAGCACCAGTCAAACCATTGAACAAGAGAGCTGCCGCTGATGTGAGCTACAGCACAACTGGTATCAGGAAAGCT TATGACAATCATGTCGTTCGTCGGAAGGGTAGCGCCAATCCTTACGCCTATGCGCAGACAGCGGGCAGGGACTTTCCAAACATGCCCTTGTACTCTGCCACCTTCGGAGGAGGAGGAGCTCAGGAACCTGAGCGGTCATACAGACAAG AGTTCCAAAGCGCAAGTTCCAACCCAAGAAATTCAATGTACAACTCACCATCACAGAATACGTCCAGAACCACAACTCGCGCAAACGACAATCAACCAACGAAACGCTCAGCACTGTCCACTGGGAGGAGTAGAACTTCACGACCCAAGTCTTCTGTTCG ATTTTCAGAAAAGGTAGATGTGGAAACCTTCGAGAAGAACGGCACTGACACCTTACCCTCCCCTAGACCCCCAGCGCACCCTCCGCCGTCCTACCCAGGAACCAACGGTTCATCGAGTCACTACGGTACCCAGGGGGGTTATCGCACGACCAAGGCCAGCGATATCAGATTGCAGCGTGCTCAGATTGCTGGAAACGTTGGCATTGGGCTGGCACCACGGCAAGGAGGAGGAGGGGAAGGAGCTGAGGTTGGAGGAAGGAATTCCACCTTCTCATGGAGGGATGAGAGCTCGCCGAGCTTTGAGAC AACTACAAGACTAGATTCTCCCAGAGGCGCCCCTGGCAGCGTACACTCCCCTATGCAAAATGGAAACTTAACACCACCGAGTCCTATGTCACCAGGCTCACTGAGTCCTAGGTCACCAGGCTCACTGAGTCCTAGATCTCCAGGCTCACTGAGCCCTCGGTCACCAGGTTCACCAAGTCCTAGATCACCAGGTTCACCTCAATCCTACACCCCACCACAGAGAGGAGGTGGCCACACCCCATCTCCACTGTCTTCTCCGATGCCTCCACCGTCACAGTACATGAACTCATCCCCCAAGCATGGAGCCACCTTGGATCCTTCGGATGGCAGCGTGCTCGCGCCGTTCTGCTACCACTGTGGGACAAAATATCCAGTTCAGGATGCGAGATTCTGTTGCGGGTGTGGAACAAAAAGAGCGTATCTTAGTCCGAACTCATTGAGCTGA